One window of Thermodesulfobacteriota bacterium genomic DNA carries:
- the groES gene encoding co-chaperone GroES — MKIRPLNDRILVIRTEEETKTKGGIIIPDTAKEKPFQGKVVAVGPGRVDDSGKRMPLDVKEGDKILFSKYAGTEIKINGVEHLFMKEDDILGIVE, encoded by the coding sequence ATGAAAATAAGACCTTTAAACGACAGAATCCTGGTAATCCGCACGGAGGAAGAAACCAAAACAAAGGGAGGGATTATCATTCCCGATACCGCCAAGGAGAAGCCCTTTCAAGGCAAGGTCGTTGCCGTCGGCCCCGGCAGAGTGGACGACAGCGGGAAACGGATGCCGCTGGACGTAAAGGAGGGGGATAAAATTTTATTCTCAAAATACGCGGGAACCGAAATCAAGATTAATGGGGTGGAACATCTGTTTATGAAAGAAGACGACATTCTCGGAATCGTCGAATAA
- the groL gene encoding chaperonin GroEL (60 kDa chaperone family; promotes refolding of misfolded polypeptides especially under stressful conditions; forms two stacked rings of heptamers to form a barrel-shaped 14mer; ends can be capped by GroES; misfolded proteins enter the barrel where they are refolded when GroES binds) → MSAKMICYGAAARQHMLNGVNQLANAVKVTLGPKGNNVVLEKSFGSPVVTKDGVTVAKEIDIEGKFENMGAQMVREVASKTSDVAGDGTTTATVLAQSIYIEGQKLVTAGINPMPIKRGIDKGVAAVIDHLKSISKPISNKKEIAQVGSISANNDDSVGEIISEAMETVGKEGVITVEEAKSMETTLETVEGMQFDRGYLSPYFVTNTSKMLVELKDPLILIHEKKISAMKEFLPVLEKIAQSGKPLLIIAEDVEGEALATLIINKLRGTLRVAAVKAPGFGDRRRAMLEDIAVLTGGQVISEDTGTKLENITFDQLGQCKTVKIDKDNTTVIDGAGKKKDVETRIKQIRAQIEETTSDYDREKLQERLAKLVGGVAVLHVGAATETEMKEKKARVEDALNATRAAVEEGIVPGGGVALVRCIAALDKVAVKGEEKHGIKILKRALEEPLRQIVGNAGYDGSVVINRVKEGKNDFGFNAATEEYENLIAAGVIDPTKVVRSALQNAASVVGLMLTTEAMIAEKPEKKKAPAMPAGGGMDDDMY, encoded by the coding sequence ATGAGCGCAAAAATGATCTGTTACGGCGCTGCCGCCCGGCAGCATATGCTAAATGGTGTCAATCAGCTCGCCAATGCCGTCAAGGTGACCCTGGGCCCGAAAGGCAACAATGTCGTGCTGGAAAAATCCTTCGGCTCTCCGGTGGTGACCAAGGACGGCGTGACCGTTGCCAAGGAAATCGATATTGAGGGCAAATTTGAAAATATGGGCGCCCAGATGGTCCGTGAAGTCGCCAGCAAGACCAGTGACGTGGCCGGGGACGGAACCACGACCGCGACGGTGCTGGCGCAATCCATTTATATTGAAGGCCAGAAACTGGTAACCGCCGGTATTAACCCCATGCCCATCAAACGCGGCATCGACAAGGGAGTCGCCGCGGTTATCGACCACCTCAAGTCCATCTCCAAGCCGATTTCAAACAAAAAGGAAATCGCCCAGGTGGGCAGCATTTCGGCCAATAACGACGATTCCGTCGGTGAAATTATTTCCGAAGCCATGGAAACCGTGGGCAAGGAAGGGGTGATTACCGTTGAAGAGGCCAAAAGCATGGAAACGACTCTGGAAACGGTTGAAGGCATGCAGTTTGACCGCGGCTACCTGTCCCCCTACTTCGTGACCAATACCAGCAAGATGCTGGTGGAATTAAAAGACCCCCTGATTTTAATCCACGAGAAAAAGATATCCGCCATGAAGGAGTTTCTGCCGGTTCTGGAAAAAATCGCCCAGAGCGGCAAGCCCCTGCTGATCATCGCCGAGGATGTGGAGGGAGAAGCCCTGGCGACACTGATTATTAACAAGCTCCGGGGCACCCTGCGTGTAGCGGCCGTTAAAGCTCCCGGTTTCGGAGATCGTCGCAGGGCCATGCTGGAAGATATTGCCGTTCTTACCGGCGGACAGGTGATTTCCGAAGACACGGGAACGAAGCTGGAAAATATCACCTTTGACCAGCTGGGCCAGTGCAAAACCGTGAAAATCGACAAGGACAACACCACCGTTATTGACGGCGCCGGGAAGAAGAAAGATGTGGAAACCCGCATCAAACAGATCCGCGCGCAGATCGAAGAAACCACCTCCGATTACGATCGGGAAAAACTTCAGGAGCGGCTGGCCAAGCTGGTCGGGGGCGTGGCCGTACTGCATGTGGGCGCCGCTACCGAAACCGAAATGAAGGAGAAAAAAGCCCGGGTAGAGGACGCCCTGAATGCCACCCGCGCGGCCGTGGAGGAAGGCATCGTTCCCGGCGGCGGCGTGGCCCTGGTCCGCTGCATTGCGGCCCTCGACAAAGTGGCCGTGAAGGGAGAGGAAAAGCACGGCATCAAAATTTTGAAAAGAGCGCTGGAAGAGCCTCTGCGGCAGATTGTCGGCAATGCCGGTTATGACGGAAGCGTGGTCATCAACCGGGTCAAAGAGGGAAAAAACGATTTCGGTTTTAATGCCGCTACCGAGGAGTACGAAAACCTCATCGCTGCCGGGGTGATTGATCCCACCAAGGTCGTCCGTTCGGCTCTTCAGAACGCCGCCTCGGTGGTTGGATTAATGCTGACCACCGAAGCCATGATCGCGGAAAAACCGGAAAAGAAAAAAGCCCCGGCCATGCCGGCCGGCGGCGGAATGGATGACGATATGTACTAA
- a CDS encoding ATP-binding protein: MQRKLTLAQALLGISPFLILGIFLVLVPIFIFITIDNIKSLNQRVTEHFTGRGEALIRSFEAGARTGIMIMSWEAEKIQQLLTETTLQSDIEYIMVTDRQGKILAHSDPARVGEVYGQMPELPGKENPSQVKYHEIMDDDSKRIFEVYKRFTPVRPRLSRENLRKMVDRLPPLEPKSLPDSWCSLHFCICRSPGCPDVEQFIFAGFGMERVDAARKDHVRRSILLGGGLFLIGCAGMVSLLAFQAYRSAQLSLVRMKAFSDEVVTNMPAGLVTINAAGTVTSCNRRAAEMFSAVPDNVVGQNVESMFPAVRDLAARVVASRENISAEVESPGPEGLKRVFDVGASPVKDDSGVITGYLMLFKDLTEVRRLEKEIERSRRLAAIGKLAAGVAHEIRNPLSSIKGFATYFKEKFNGKEEVTKTADIMIYEVERLNRAVTQLLEFARPIAVDLADVSPESLISHSLRLVEQDLKNKRIECRTLIQTGRKTIRTDQDRMNQVLLNLYLNAIEAMEAGGLLTVTVADTEDENFVAIDVTDNGRGIPDTDMEQIFDPYFTTRNTGTGLGLAIVYKLIETLGGTISVSSRLGQGTTIHLRVPC; the protein is encoded by the coding sequence ATGCAAAGAAAACTCACCCTTGCCCAGGCCTTGCTGGGAATATCGCCTTTTTTAATTCTTGGGATCTTTCTGGTCCTGGTTCCGATTTTCATCTTTATCACGATAGATAATATCAAATCCCTTAACCAGCGGGTTACCGAACATTTTACCGGCAGGGGAGAGGCGCTGATTCGCTCGTTTGAGGCCGGAGCCAGAACCGGCATCATGATCATGAGCTGGGAGGCGGAAAAAATTCAGCAATTGCTTACTGAGACAACGCTCCAATCCGATATTGAGTACATAATGGTTACCGACCGCCAGGGGAAAATCCTTGCTCACAGTGATCCTGCCCGGGTTGGCGAGGTCTACGGGCAGATGCCGGAATTACCCGGCAAGGAAAATCCGTCCCAGGTGAAATACCATGAGATCATGGATGATGACAGTAAACGTATTTTTGAAGTGTATAAGCGGTTCACACCTGTCCGGCCGAGACTTTCCAGGGAAAATCTGAGGAAAATGGTGGACCGGCTGCCGCCCCTGGAGCCCAAATCCCTGCCGGACAGCTGGTGCAGCCTGCATTTCTGCATCTGCCGCAGTCCGGGATGCCCCGATGTGGAGCAGTTCATTTTTGCCGGATTCGGCATGGAGCGGGTGGATGCCGCCAGAAAAGATCATGTCCGGCGGTCAATCCTGCTCGGCGGGGGGCTGTTTTTGATCGGATGCGCCGGGATGGTCAGCCTCCTGGCCTTTCAGGCCTATCGTTCGGCGCAACTGTCTCTGGTCAGGATGAAAGCCTTTTCCGACGAGGTGGTCACCAACATGCCTGCCGGGCTGGTGACGATTAACGCCGCCGGGACGGTTACCTCCTGCAATCGGCGGGCCGCGGAAATGTTTTCCGCCGTCCCCGATAACGTTGTCGGCCAGAACGTGGAGTCCATGTTTCCAGCCGTCCGGGATCTGGCGGCACGAGTGGTCGCCTCCCGGGAAAATATTTCCGCCGAAGTGGAGAGCCCGGGACCGGAAGGGTTGAAGCGGGTGTTTGATGTCGGCGCTTCACCAGTGAAAGACGACAGCGGCGTGATTACAGGTTATCTGATGCTGTTCAAGGACCTGACTGAGGTCAGGCGATTGGAAAAAGAGATCGAACGCAGCCGGCGCCTGGCGGCCATCGGCAAATTGGCGGCCGGCGTGGCACATGAGATCAGAAATCCGTTGAGTTCCATCAAGGGGTTTGCCACCTATTTCAAGGAAAAATTCAACGGCAAAGAGGAGGTGACCAAAACGGCCGACATCATGATTTACGAGGTGGAGCGGCTCAACCGGGCGGTCACCCAGCTGCTGGAATTCGCCCGCCCGATCGCCGTCGATCTGGCCGACGTTTCTCCGGAGAGCCTGATATCTCACTCGTTGCGCCTGGTTGAACAGGATCTGAAGAACAAGCGGATTGAATGCCGGACGTTGATTCAGACCGGCAGGAAAACCATTCGGACCGATCAGGACAGAATGAACCAGGTTCTGCTGAACCTGTACTTAAACGCCATCGAAGCCATGGAAGCCGGCGGCCTGCTGACCGTTACGGTGGCCGACACGGAGGATGAAAATTTCGTGGCCATTGACGTGACGGACAACGGCCGGGGAATACCGGATACGGATATGGAACAGATATTCGATCCCTATTTTACGACCCGGAACACCGGGACCGGGCTGGGGCTGGCCATTGTCTACAAACTGATTGAAACGCTCGGCGGAACCATATCGGTCTCAAGCCGCCTGGGCCAGGGAACAACGATTCACCTGCGCGTCCCCTGTTGA
- a CDS encoding cold shock domain-containing protein produces the protein MHKGVVKWFNDSKGFGFIEQEDGPDVFVHHSSINSSGFRSLNEGDHVTFDIEQGAKGPAAVNVTVV, from the coding sequence ATGCACAAGGGTGTTGTGAAGTGGTTTAATGACAGTAAAGGCTTTGGCTTCATCGAGCAGGAAGACGGACCGGATGTGTTCGTTCATCACAGCTCGATCAATTCAAGCGGCTTCCGGTCTCTCAACGAAGGCGACCATGTTACGTTCGACATCGAGCAGGGCGCAAAAGGTCCTGCCGCCGTGAATGTAACCGTCGTGTAA
- a CDS encoding periplasmic heavy metal sensor — translation MQLSRINKISLITLLLIVTASSSAFAWGMGADCPCPQAFACGIGSGCPCGENPARWDARDDLTSDQKDQLAALNQKFIDDTAETRIALNTAYKNLAVLMRTSDPDRKSIQSVLKEISALSATLMEKQVDYQLEARKIAPDAGTGNMFRRCPKNDKPGCMRDSRKVAPGTGCPNKISNN, via the coding sequence ATGCAATTATCCCGTATCAATAAAATCTCTCTGATAACGCTTCTCCTCATTGTCACAGCCAGTTCCTCGGCCTTTGCCTGGGGAATGGGGGCCGATTGCCCCTGTCCCCAGGCATTTGCCTGTGGAATCGGCAGCGGTTGTCCCTGCGGCGAAAATCCCGCTCGCTGGGATGCACGTGATGACCTGACCAGCGACCAAAAGGACCAGCTGGCTGCTCTTAATCAGAAATTTATCGACGACACAGCGGAAACCCGGATCGCACTGAACACGGCTTACAAAAACCTTGCCGTTCTGATGAGGACATCGGACCCGGACAGAAAAAGTATTCAGTCCGTGCTGAAAGAAATATCGGCGTTAAGTGCCACACTCATGGAAAAACAGGTCGATTATCAACTGGAAGCCAGAAAAATCGCACCGGATGCGGGTACCGGAAACATGTTCCGGCGCTGCCCGAAAAACGACAAGCCGGGCTGTATGCGGGATTCCCGCAAAGTCGCCCCCGGTACCGGTTGCCCTAACAAAATAAGCAACAATTAA
- the fusA gene encoding elongation factor G translates to MTQPTKIENLRNIGIIAHIDAGKTTVTERILYYTGRSHKMGEVHDGEAVMDWMPDEQQRGITITSAVTTCRWKHSEIQLIDTPGHVDFTIEVERSLRVLDGAVGVFCAVGGVEPQSEKVWRQADKYHVPKIAFINKMDRAGANFFGTVDMMKEKLHATPLVIQLPMGKEDAFSGIIDLVEMKAVAWDDDSLGAKFEAVDIPGEVLPTAETWREKMIEALADVDETIMNAYVAGEPVEKARILAAIRRAAITLELVPVLCGSALKNKGIQPLLDAISQFLPSPTDVPAIEGINPQTGEKVRCEPKASASLAALIFKVSMMEGRRLSYVRIYSGRIKTGDEVYNPLRGKKEKISRILQMHANKRERVEDAGPGGIVAVMGLKESSTGETLCRADRPVLLEKMEFDEPVMSIAVEPKTHADQEKLDEVLEKFAAEDPTLKVATDQDTGQRILSGMGELHLDIIISRMRREFNTMVNVGKPQVVYRETIARESTATSVFDRDIAGQHHFAEVTLKLIPASRREGNRFLVNLAPGALSPEFIPAIEQGVMESFASGPFMGYPVLDVTAVLTGGAVREGVSTPLAFTVAGSMACKDALFKGSPFLLGPVMAVDVYVPDGFLGDVIGDINSRGGKIEAIVAKAEYQELKVIAPLARMFGYSTSLRSATQGRGTFSMRFSHFDKGE, encoded by the coding sequence ATGACGCAACCGACAAAAATAGAAAACCTGCGAAACATCGGAATCATCGCGCACATCGATGCCGGGAAGACCACGGTCACCGAACGTATTCTGTATTACACCGGTCGTTCCCATAAAATGGGAGAGGTTCACGATGGTGAAGCCGTCATGGACTGGATGCCTGACGAACAGCAGCGGGGCATTACCATTACCTCGGCCGTCACGACCTGCCGCTGGAAGCATTCGGAAATCCAACTGATCGACACCCCCGGCCACGTGGATTTCACCATCGAAGTGGAGCGATCCCTGCGTGTCCTGGACGGAGCCGTAGGCGTTTTCTGCGCCGTCGGCGGCGTGGAACCGCAGTCGGAAAAGGTCTGGCGTCAGGCGGACAAATATCATGTGCCCAAAATCGCTTTTATCAACAAAATGGATCGGGCCGGCGCCAATTTTTTCGGTACCGTCGACATGATGAAGGAAAAGCTGCATGCCACCCCTCTTGTCATTCAACTTCCCATGGGCAAAGAAGACGCCTTTTCGGGAATCATCGATCTGGTGGAAATGAAGGCCGTCGCCTGGGATGATGACAGCCTGGGCGCGAAATTTGAAGCCGTTGATATTCCCGGTGAGGTTCTGCCGACCGCCGAAACCTGGCGGGAGAAAATGATCGAAGCGCTGGCGGATGTGGATGAAACGATCATGAATGCCTATGTGGCCGGAGAACCGGTGGAAAAGGCGAGGATTCTGGCTGCCATCCGCAGGGCCGCCATTACGCTGGAACTGGTTCCGGTCTTATGCGGAAGCGCCTTGAAAAATAAGGGAATACAGCCATTGCTGGACGCCATTTCCCAGTTTCTGCCCAGTCCCACCGATGTGCCGGCGATTGAAGGGATCAATCCGCAGACCGGTGAAAAAGTCCGTTGTGAACCCAAGGCATCGGCCTCACTGGCAGCGTTGATTTTCAAGGTGTCCATGATGGAGGGGAGACGGCTTTCCTATGTCCGGATTTACAGCGGACGGATAAAAACCGGTGATGAGGTTTATAATCCTCTCCGGGGGAAAAAAGAAAAAATTTCCCGCATTCTACAGATGCACGCCAACAAGCGGGAGCGGGTGGAAGATGCCGGTCCCGGAGGAATCGTCGCGGTTATGGGACTGAAGGAATCCTCCACCGGCGAGACGCTTTGCCGGGCTGACAGGCCCGTGCTTCTGGAAAAGATGGAGTTTGACGAGCCGGTCATGTCCATCGCCGTTGAGCCGAAGACGCATGCCGATCAGGAAAAACTGGATGAAGTGCTTGAAAAATTCGCGGCCGAAGACCCTACCTTAAAGGTCGCCACCGATCAGGATACGGGGCAGAGAATTCTGTCCGGCATGGGAGAACTTCACCTGGATATCATCATCAGCCGAATGCGCCGGGAGTTCAACACCATGGTGAACGTCGGTAAGCCCCAGGTGGTTTACCGTGAAACCATCGCCAGGGAATCGACGGCAACGTCCGTATTTGATCGGGATATAGCCGGCCAGCACCATTTTGCCGAAGTAACCTTGAAACTGATCCCCGCGTCGAGGCGGGAGGGAAATCGTTTTCTGGTAAATCTCGCGCCCGGCGCGCTGTCGCCGGAGTTCATCCCGGCGATCGAGCAGGGGGTCATGGAATCGTTCGCCAGCGGGCCCTTCATGGGGTATCCGGTACTTGATGTAACGGCCGTGCTGACCGGCGGCGCCGTGCGGGAAGGCGTGAGTACGCCCCTGGCATTTACGGTGGCCGGTTCGATGGCCTGCAAGGACGCCCTTTTTAAAGGGTCCCCTTTCCTTCTGGGCCCTGTTATGGCCGTTGATGTCTATGTGCCGGATGGATTCCTGGGCGATGTTATCGGGGATATCAACTCCCGGGGCGGCAAGATTGAAGCCATTGTCGCCAAAGCGGAATACCAGGAACTGAAAGTCATCGCTCCGCTTGCCCGGATGTTCGGTTATTCCACGTCGCTGCGATCCGCCACCCAGGGAAGGGGAACGTTTTCCATGCGATTTTCCCATTTTGACAAAGGAGAGTAA
- a CDS encoding sigma-54 dependent transcriptional regulator gives MKTRNTILIVDDDAGHRSMLRTLMSGWGYDLAEADDGSRAVDMVRERSFDVVLMDLKMVNMSGAEALEKIKQHNPSIPVVIMTAYSSVETAVETLKKGAYDYLTKPLDFEKLKRTVARIIESLYLKEENRDLKEKLGRRFSRENIVGNSPAMVRLLETVEQAAPSDANILLAGESGTGKELIAGAIHYNSPRKEFPFVKINCAAITETLLESELFGHEKGAFTGADRKKKGQFVQAHNGSILLDEISEMPMTMQAKLLRVLQEREVTPVGSEQTIAVDVRIIASTNKDLAEMVSRNTFRQDLFFRLNVVKLDIPPLRERKEDIPELAHHFLQVFAAKNKKTIHGFTPDTMDALLKYAWPGNVRELMNTIERAAVLSRTDYLSLQDFPLIASRVEPDDHAGDFLETIPPLPLSEVEKKAILGTLAATEGNRSEAARRLGITRKTLLKKLKEYGVA, from the coding sequence ATGAAAACACGAAATACCATTCTTATTGTCGATGACGACGCCGGGCACCGCTCCATGCTGCGTACCCTGATGAGCGGCTGGGGATATGATCTGGCGGAGGCGGATGACGGATCGCGGGCGGTGGACATGGTCCGGGAAAGAAGTTTTGACGTGGTGCTGATGGATCTGAAAATGGTCAACATGTCCGGGGCGGAGGCCCTGGAAAAAATAAAACAGCACAACCCGTCCATTCCCGTCGTCATCATGACGGCTTATTCCTCCGTGGAAACCGCCGTGGAGACACTTAAAAAAGGGGCCTATGACTACCTGACCAAACCGCTGGATTTTGAAAAACTGAAGCGGACCGTGGCCCGTATCATCGAAAGCCTGTATCTCAAGGAAGAAAACAGGGACCTGAAGGAAAAACTGGGCCGCCGTTTTTCCCGTGAAAATATCGTCGGCAACAGTCCGGCCATGGTGCGGTTGCTGGAAACCGTCGAGCAGGCGGCGCCATCGGACGCCAACATTCTCCTGGCCGGTGAGTCCGGAACCGGCAAGGAACTGATTGCCGGTGCCATTCATTACAACAGTCCCCGGAAGGAGTTTCCTTTCGTCAAAATCAATTGCGCCGCGATTACCGAAACGCTTCTGGAGTCCGAACTGTTCGGACATGAAAAGGGCGCTTTTACCGGTGCCGACAGGAAGAAAAAAGGCCAGTTTGTTCAGGCCCACAACGGCAGCATTCTCCTGGACGAGATCAGTGAGATGCCGATGACCATGCAGGCAAAACTGCTGCGGGTCCTTCAGGAACGGGAAGTGACGCCGGTGGGCAGTGAACAGACCATCGCCGTGGATGTCCGCATTATCGCTTCAACCAACAAGGATCTGGCCGAGATGGTCAGCAGGAATACCTTCCGGCAGGACCTCTTTTTCCGCCTGAACGTGGTCAAACTGGACATACCGCCGCTACGGGAACGAAAGGAGGATATTCCGGAACTGGCCCATCATTTTTTACAGGTGTTTGCCGCAAAAAACAAAAAAACGATTCATGGCTTTACACCCGATACCATGGATGCCCTGTTGAAATACGCCTGGCCCGGCAACGTCAGGGAACTGATGAACACCATTGAGCGGGCGGCGGTGCTGTCACGGACGGACTATCTGTCTCTCCAGGATTTTCCCCTGATCGCTTCCCGCGTGGAGCCGGACGATCATGCCGGCGATTTTCTGGAAACGATACCGCCGCTGCCCCTGTCTGAAGTGGAAAAAAAGGCTATCTTGGGTACCCTGGCCGCCACCGAAGGCAACCGGAGTGAAGCCGCCCGGCGCCTGGGCATTACCCGCAAGACCCTGCTGAAAAAGCTGAAAGAATACGGCGTCGCTTGA
- a CDS encoding GerMN domain-containing protein, with protein MDKTKLIVYAVVCSLLTGIAVYGLMMVVPGKPTLPASRPAREKNRHGKIDVYLYFGLSADTLLVAEKQVINGAADPATFSKNIIDALIAGPVDKNLVRTMPEGTVCRAIYLTEDSTAYVDFSASIRDKLPGGSESELLAIYSIVNSLILNVDQVKKVKILIEGNEVNTMAGHIDLRQPFSANMRMIK; from the coding sequence ATGGATAAAACCAAACTGATAGTTTATGCCGTGGTGTGTTCGCTTCTAACGGGCATTGCCGTTTACGGGTTAATGATGGTTGTTCCCGGTAAGCCGACTTTGCCGGCAAGCAGGCCGGCGAGGGAAAAGAACAGGCACGGTAAAATCGACGTATACCTTTATTTCGGTCTTTCCGCGGACACGCTGCTGGTGGCGGAAAAACAAGTGATTAACGGTGCTGCGGACCCGGCGACGTTCTCAAAAAACATTATTGACGCCCTTATTGCCGGTCCGGTCGATAAAAATCTGGTGCGAACAATGCCGGAAGGGACGGTCTGCCGGGCGATATACCTGACCGAGGACAGCACAGCCTATGTGGACTTCTCCGCTTCTATCCGGGACAAGCTTCCCGGGGGGTCGGAATCGGAACTGCTGGCGATTTATTCAATCGTGAATTCACTGATATTAAATGTGGATCAGGTCAAGAAGGTAAAAATTCTTATAGAAGGCAACGAAGTCAATACGATGGCCGGCCACATCGACCTGCGCCAGCCCTTCAGCGCCAATATGCGGATGATCAAATGA